The DNA window TACATATATGTcaatatatacaaacacaaaaaTCTTTCCTTGTGCACGATGTAATGGCTACTGGAGGATAGGTGCCCAGCCCTAATTGTCTAGTAGTATTTGCTTCCCCCCAGGACTCATGGCTCTGATTTTGCACATGTCCTAGGAAAGACCCTGGGACAGAGGCTGGGGTAAGGGCGTGGGGGCAGTGCGGAGACCCAACCCAAGAGAATGAGCTTGGAGGTAACTGGGCATCTCTTCCCTTCCGGGTGGCGATCTGACAAGATGGAGTGTTCTCATGGCCACAGACCTCCAAGTGTTCAGGGAACACAGGTAGATTCTCACCATCTCGTTCGGGGCGCCACCTCCAGTCAGAGGACTCCCCAGGCTCCTCACCTGTCCCACAAGCTGCTTCACCCATGGCTAAGGACAGAGGGCCCCAGGGTGGTGGGtgcccaggggcagggggctgccagGTCACGGCCGACTTGCCACCGTGAACCCTGGAGCTGGGGGTGACAAGTAAGTACTGCCTGCCGTTTCCCTCAGGGCAAGAAGGGGACCCGAACCCCACCCAGGGCCAGGCACGGAGGGGTCTGCAGCGCTTTCCCAGAGAGGGTGGCTCGGCCCGATGCAAGACAGCCCTCTCGGAGGCATGACCTGCTCTTTCCTGTCTACATCCTCGCTCCACACTTCTCGGAAGTGATgttttcccttcaaaattcaaGCATATGTTGTGTTTGACCCATAAAACAATCtttggcttggggcgcctgggtggctcagtcagttaagcatccgactttggctcaggtcatgatctcacggtccgtgagttcgagcctcgtgttgggctctgagctgggagcctggagcctgcttcggattctgtgtctccctctctctctgcctctcccccgctcatgccctgtctgtctctctctcaaaataaacattaaaaaaatttaaaaacaatctttggCTTAACAAAAAGATGAACTACCTTTTAGTTTAACTACTTGAACTTTATCTCCTAAACTCCACGTAGAGTAGAATGTTTACCCTGTGGCTTCCACACTGACCCGTCACTGCATACCTCTCCTCTCTGGTCTGAGAAGCCCGAGCCTCCACTGGCCTCGGTTGCCTCCTCTGACCTGTGGCCCCTTCTAGGGACGAAGGAGTcgccctcctgcccctgcctgcaCCCCCACGGCCAATGAGGGTCTTACCTATGTTGCAGTTCTTGCCGGTGGGGCCAGGGGGGTACAGGCCTGTgatgtgtccctctgtctcctggCAGATTGCACTACCACAGGGCTCCTTGGCACAGGACCTGGCAGGGGCTGCGGCTCTCAGGGAGAGGCTGAGCGTCAAGAACACAGCGGCCTGGGGTTGTGACCTCAAGGTCAGGGCACAAGGACCCCTGGAGCCCACAAGGCTGCTTTGGGTCAGCATGTTTTTGGGGTCTCTGTCCTTCTTGGGCACCTGGCCCTAgcatcctgggggagggggtggggctctTTGACCGGGAAAGGTCTCTCGGCCCAGAGGGAGGGGCAAGGGATCCCAAGGCAAAAAGCAGGGGAAAATCATCGGCTTCCAGTGCCTGGTGCCTGGGCTGCGTCGAGGTGAGACCATCACCATTGTACAGAGAAGTCACCTGTACTGGGGTGGGGACTAAATGACACTTTAGGACAGCCAAGATGACACTTCATACTTTCCTAAATTGTGCAGGTCTTATCCCTACACGAAATAAATATCTGGGCATAGATGTCATCAGATTCGTTCTCTCCTCTCACGAAGAAAGAGAAACTCCATGGGGAAAGGGCGCGAGTAGAATTTCTAGCATCGTGTAAACAGtcatcctcctctctccctctgccaagtACAGATAGTCGAATTCACATATCAATGTTCTTGTGATGTAACTCCACTGTAACAGTAACAACCACTAATCACTAAGTGTGTGCCATGTGAGAAGCAGGACGCTAAGTGCTTGCTCGGTATATATTTATATCCTGTTTAATAGTCCCTggtactattcccattttacaggggaggctcagagaggttaagaaacttaccTGAGGCTGCACAGCTAATCTGTAGTGAAGCTTGAATTTACACCGCCTCCTACTATGCTACAGCCTGAACTCCCCGaacacatttaaggaaaaaaaaatcccaacaataCCTCCAACGGTTGCCGCGGATTCATCTGTCCCTCCTGGAGGAGTTGGGATGGAAGCATCTGTGGGGAAGGTGGCTGTTTGGGTCTCTTCTCCTGAGTGCAAGGGGCTTGAGGACTCGATTTCTAGGTGTGCCTCTGCAGGGCGCTGGGTCTGCTGGGTCCATTCAGACTCTGGGACGCTAGTGCCGATGACCACGTCCAGCCCTGACGTGTGACCAGACAGGTCTCTGCCGATTTCAGTCCTGTCTCCAGAAGCCATCGGAGTGGCCGAAGCCCAGCCCGATGCCTCTGTGCCCACATCGTGGGTGGTGGTTGGCTCCTCCCGCGCTTCCGGGGTGGCCGAGCCCTCCCCGGGGCCTTCCGGAAAGGCTGAGGTGCTGCCGCTCACCGCCAGGCCTGAGCCTCCCTCCACATCAGCGTCGGGGAAGGTGGGGGTGGTTTCACTTACATCAGGGGACCCGGAAGCCCCTCCGCTCACCTCAGGGGCAGCAGACGCCCCCGCTCCAGCCTCAGGAAAGGCAGGTGTCTCGCTGCTGGATTCCGGGACCGATCCTACCCCAGACCCGGGGAACGTTGGGGTGGCTCCACTCATTTCCCCAGACGCAGAGGCTTCTCCACTGGACTCGAAAAGCCGGGGTGTGTGTGTCATAGGGGGTCTTTGTGCAAGTTCCTGGGACACAGTTGGTTCAGTGACACCCTCCACGAACTCAGAAGTGATTAAAGTGACTTCTGGAAGTCCTGAGGCCTCTCCACTGGTGCCCGTGGCCGCAGAAGATTCGCCACTTACATCCACAGTGCCAGAAAAGTCCCCACTAAAATACGGAGTACTTGATGGCTCCCCACCGGGCTCCACCAGCCCGGACTGCGGCCCGCTCAGGTCCAAAAATCCCGAATGGTCTCCAGACACGTCTGGTGCTCCAGAATGGGCACCACTGAGTTCCACAATGCCCGAAGGCCCTTCTCCTGCTTCTTGGGCTGTTGGAGCCTGGGTTACAGATTCCACCAAAGTCCTGTCTACAAGAGAGACAGTGGGGAAACCGGAAGCAAGTCCACTGCCGTCATATGCTCCTGAGGGCAGGCTGCTCCCGATCTCTGCCCCGGAGGATTCTCCACTGACCTCAGCTACTGCACTTGGCAGGCCACTGAATTCTGGAGGCGGGGAGGTAAACCCGCCGGAGTCAACTGCTCCAGAAGACCGTCCACTGACATCCATGATCCCAGATGTGCCTGACAGACCTGCCTCCCCTGAAGGGAGTCCACTGAGTTCCACAGACCCCAagccttcttcttctttaaatgtaGTTGGGGTCACTTCGACCAAACTGGTGTCCACAAACGTAATGCCAGAAGATTCACCGCTGCCACTCACGGCACTGGGAACCAGGTCAGGGATTCCAGAGGTCGTGCCACTGACACCAGGGACCCCAGATGTTTCCCCACTCAGGTCGGTTATGCCAAATGGTTGACCACTGCCAGAAAGAACTCCAGAAGCTTCTCCACTGACATCTGGTTGGCCGGAGACCAGTCCACTGAGCTCAGTCACTGCAGATGTTTCCCCAGAAAACCCTGATGCCTGCCCACTGACTTCAAAAAGCCCAGATGTTCCCCCGCTGATGTCAGGAAATCCTGACGGCTGTCCACTGACACCAAAGAATCCGGATGTTTCCCCACTGATGTCAGGAGACCCAGAGGCTTGGCCACTGAGTTCAGCTCCTGACGGGAGTCCGCTAACTGCCCCACTAATGTCCAACTCGCTGGAGGGCAGCCCAGATGTTTCTCCGGCACCACTAATGCCAATAGTCCCCCTCCCTTCCAGTTCACTTGCAGTGGTGGTTGTGACCACTTCCACCAATGTAGTATCCACTAGGGAGACGGTTGGGAATCCAGAGGGAAGTCCACTAAAGTCAGGTAGGCCAGAGGATGGGCCACTTCCAAGGTCCACCCCAGAATACTCACCACTAAATCCAGATGGAAGACCACTTGCTTCTGGAGCTTGCCCACTTCCTAGAGTTCCAGAAGGTATTCTGCCTAAGTCCAAGTCTCCGGAAGCTGACCCAATCAAGTCTTCTTTCCCAGAAGGCAACCCACTGAGTTCCTCAGCTCCAGAAGCAGAGGTCTCCAGACCCTCCCCTCCAGAATAAAATTCACTGAGGTCCCCTACTCCAGAAGCAGAAGTCTCTGGATGACCCTCTACTCCAGAAGGCAGCCCACTGAGGTCCCCTACTCCAGAGGCAGAGGTCTCTAGACCTTCTCTTCCAGAAGGAAGTCCACTGAGGTCCCCTATTCCAGAGGCAGAGACTTCTGGACCTTCTCCAGAAGGCAGCCCGCTGAGGACCTCTACTCCAGAGGCAGAGACTTCTGGACCTTCTCCAGAAGGCAGCCCGCTGAGGACCTCTACTCCAGAGGCAGAGACTTCTGGACCTTCTCCAGAAGGCAGCCCGCTGAGGTCCCCTACTCCAGAGGCAGAGACTTCTGGACCTTCTGCAGAAGGCAGCCCGCTGAGGACCTCTACTCCAGAGGCAGAGACTTCTGGACCTTCTGCAGAAGGCAGCCCGCTGAGGTCCCCTACTCCAGAGGCAGAGACTTCTGGACCTTCTCCAGATGGCAGCCCGCTGAGGACCTCTACTCCAGAGGCAGAGACTTCTGGACCTTCTCCAGAAGGCAGCCCGCTGAGGACCTCTACTCCAGAGGTAGAGACTTCTGGACCTTCTCCAGAAGGTAGTCCACTGAGGTCCCCTACTCCAGAGGCAGAGACTTCTGGACCTTCTCCAGAAGGCAGCCCACTAAGGACCTCTACTCCAGAGGCAGAGACTTCTGGACCTTCTCCAGAAGGCAGCCCACTGAGGACCTCTACCCCAGAGGCAGAGACTTCTGGACCTTCTGCAGAAGGCAGCCCGCTGAGGACCTCTACTCCAGAGGCAGAGACTTCCGGACCTTCTCCAGATGGCAGCCCGCTGAGGTCCCCTACTCCAGAGGCAGAGACTTCTGGACCTTCTCCAGAAGGCAGCCCGCTGAGGACCTCTACTCCAGAGGCAGAGACTTCTGGACCTTCTCCAGAAGGCAGCCCACTGAGATCCCCTACTCCAGAGGCAGAGACTTCTGGACCTTCTCCAGATGGCAGTCCGCTGAGGTCCCCTACTCCAGAGGCAGAGACTTCTGGACCTTCTCCAGAAGGCAGCCCGCTGAGGACCTCTACTCCAGAGGCAGAGACTTCTGGGCCTTCTGCAGAAGGCAGCCCGCTGAGGTCCCCTACTCCAGAGGCAGAGGTCTCCAGGCCCTCACCTCCAACTTTAGGAATGCTGGGCCCTGTAATTCTATCTTCATCCCCGGAGGCCAGTCCACTTTCCACAGGCAGGCCTGAGCCCACTGCAGAGGTGAGACCACTGGAGTCAAGATCTCCAGAGGGCAGTCCACTTGAAATTTCCCCTGAGGGCTGTCCACTGGAGTCCAGACGTCCTGAAACTTCTCCACTGCCTGTGAAGTCACCACTGACTTCGGGTACCCCGGATGCCTCCCCAGAGCCTGGCATCTCAGTTCCACTGGGCACTGGGGGGGCAAGTGTGGATGGCTCCTCCCAGGGGAAGGGCTCCTCCGAGGGGCCTGGCTCCTCCGAGGGGGACGGCTCCTCCGAGGCTGAGGGCACTTCCGTTCCAGAAGGGCCTTCTGTGCTCTCCTCTGTTGCTGCACTGGTGGGAGGCCACGTTGGAGGGATccctggaagaaaggaagaagaaagatgaggTGTGGATTTAGTAACCCTGCCCTATTTAAGCTCACTCGTTCCTTCCACAGCAAAATGTTGCTTGAGAGGTGTGTTTAGACATTTTCTAGTGGAGCCTTGCTCAGTGTCTGGGGAAGGCAAGGAAGGAGGGGACCAGGAAGCGCCTCACCTGGCCGCTGTGCTCTGTGAGGCTCCAGGGGATGCCATCCCCATGGAAGTAGGGGCCTGGCTCCCATGAAAAGTAATCAAGGGCACCTCTCAGGCACCTCCATACTTGGATCTTTTATCTAAATCCACGATTTGCAAAGTGTGGTCTCTGAACCAGCAACACCAGCATTGTCTGGGAGCTTGATAGAAAAGCAGATTCTCAGATCTCACCCCAGTCCCACTGGTTCAgggagtctggggtgggggcggcatgttgtctttttttttttttttttaatgtttatttatttcttttgagagagagagagtgcgagtggggaagaggggcaaagggagggagggagaggaagaggaagaggaagagagagagacagagagagagagagagagagagagagagagagagagagagaaccctaagcaggctccacactcagtgcagagcccaacacagggctcgatctcaggaaccatgagatcatggcctgagcaaaaatcaagagttggatacttaaccgactgagccacccaggcaccccagcttgttgtctttttttaaaatatttatttattttggggagagcacaagcagagaaggggcagagggaaggggacagaggatctgaactgggctctatgctgaccggttgacagcagagagcctgatacggggctcgaactcacgaactgtgagatcataacctgagccgaagttggacgctcaacccactgagccacccaggtgccccagcatgtTATCTTTTAAtaagctcccccacccccgaacCCTGACAACACTGATGACCCCTCAAGTTTGAGAATCATTCATCCAAACCATCCCTTCAAGGCAGGGGAGGCCAGCTGGTGTTGTTTGCAAAAATACATCAAGTACATCAACTTTTTCAATTCTGAGAGTGCTATTACAGAGGATTtggaaaacagaggaaagaagcCCCATCATGCTAAATAATCAtgatggcattcttttttttttccatgggcATTTAAAAACAACCTAGCTGGGATTGGACCTCGCATGTTCCTTTGGGCTCATTTCTTAGGTAGAGAGCCTGAGCACAGCGGGTGCTATCCCTCCAGGCAGAATCTTGGCGGTGGGTAGGGGGTTCAGGATAGCAGTCGTGGCATTCAAGAGGACTTCCCGTGGAAACTCCCACTAGCTGCTGCCAGGATCCTGTGCCAAGCCACACACTCAAGCCAAAGAGGACTCAGTTATTTTTGTCCTGGTGAAGGGGGAGGTAAGGAAAGGGTCACAGGCGGGTGTGGCTGCTGGGTGAGGTCTCTGGGCCAGAATCCCACCTGCTCCACTGATGCACCCTCACCTTCTGGCATGGAGGGAGGCCAGGCTTTGTGTTTCTAGCAGCCAGAGGAGCGCCGAGCACGGCTGAATTGCTGGGGAACAGTGCACTGAGTGACTAGATGACGAACTGGGAAGCTCTGATGGACTCGTTCCTTCAAATGAACGTGCCCCTGGGTGAGGTGACTCTACTAAGCACACACACATTACTGTGCATTTAATTCAGCCTTACGCGgggatgcctggatggttcagccggttaagcgtccgactcttgatttcagctcaggtcacgatctcacggttcatgagttcgagccccacatcgggctctgtgctaacagtgcagagcctgcttgggactctctctctctccctctctctctgcccctcccctgctggtactctctctctctctcaaaatataaatatataagtaaatattagcATATCCAACGGCCCTGAGAAGGTCTGCAGTGAGGAAACCTGTTAATCTTTCTGTAAGCCAGCATTTCCCTTATGGCCACAAAACACTTTTTCCAACAGGGTGAGGGGCCTAGAAGCTTTCATCCCATCAAGTCCCATCTGATTTTATCAGGACAGATGGGGCTCAGGAAGTTCTGGCTGGGGATGCCTGGCCCAGAAGAGACACATAGAAGGAGGAACAAAGCAAGGAGACAGGTCACGGTCACACTTTCAACTACCCCTCTGGGTCCTCACCCCTCTATTAGAGATCCTCCCACAAGAGAGTTTTTAAAAGGCTGGAAGGTAGGGGTGTAAATGCaggaagacagagtgagaggtGCTTTATGAACAAGGCTGCCCCTTTCTTCTCTTGACCGTTGTCCTAGAGGCCAGTTGCGGGGGCTGACGTTGCCCAGAGCAGCACATTCAGCTAGTGTGACACAGAGGGGACACAGAGCACATGTCCCACCCTAGGACACACCCCAGAGCCCTAGCCACACAGACCTGGTGATGGGGAAGTGCCTACTGGGGTGTAGGCCAGTTCCCATTCCGTCTGGTTTTCTGGCTCAGTGGTGAATTCTGGGCTTGTCGTGGTCTCCTCTCCGGAGGGGACAGCAGCCACACCAGGCACCACCTGGGTAGCGATCCAGTCCTCCACAGAGGGCGTGGCTGTGCcaccctcttcttcttctggagaGGGCGCTGCTGAGACACCTAAAGAGATGAGGGTGCTAAGAATTCCTTCCTACCAGTGACCCATCCCAGGTTGGCCCTTCTCAAGGGGGACTAGAAGATTCCGAGAGGGGCCAGGCTGGTGCAAAAACCTTGCTAGACCTCgacagcccccccgcccccaaacccAGTGAGATGGTTTCTGTCTTCCTCAATAAGAGCTGTCTGCATCAATTACACAATTTCGATACGCACACACCATCAGCACACAGGTTATTTCAGGGCGGTCTGGGACATCTCTTCTGCAGAATCTATTatacatgccaggcattgtttaaaggtgttatgtatataaaatcattttatccCACAACAGCCTTATGAGATAGGTACTGTATCATTTACagctagggaaactgaggcacagagttaaATGACTCGCCCAGGGTCAGTGGCTTATAAGAGGCAGATCTAGTCTTTGAAGAAAAGCATCTGGCACCAGCCCCCGCTCTCACCTACGGCATGACGCTGCCTTTCCTGGGGACAGAAATTATGGGTCAAAAATAGGAGGCTGTGATTTAAAATCCATGAAGTCACCCCAGCACTGGAGGGTGAAGGAGGGACTTCTTGACTGGGGGTAACTGTTTTGGTTTGGGGGAAACCGGAGGTGGGCTTGGTCGGGAAAGAGGCCAAAACCTCTCGGCAGTTACAGAAAAGGCCGAGTTCACGGAAGGTCGGGGACTGTGCACGGGGGGGTGCATGGGTAAACATTGACAGGGAGACTAACTGGTGCAGCTTCTGCTGCTCGGGGGCCCCCGACAGCGGTACTGGCACAAGAGCCTCGACACATCATCCTCTGGGAGGGGTTTGGCTTTCGTGAGGCTGGCGGTGTGGGGCTGAGCTTTCTCTGAGCTGGGTTTTAAAAGGTGACCCTGGAAGTCTGAGAAACTTGGCAAAGCTCAGGTCTTATTTTTCATTAACTTTGTTTTGGAATAATTCTACATTCACAGGAAGCTACAAAGACACTCAGCTTTGATGCATCATATATAAAACACGGCTCAAGCTGCGACTACAATGTAGGTTCCAGTCAGTGCTTTCAGACCCGCCGATCTCATCCCTTCAGAGCCCCGCCCTAAGCCTTGGCCACGCCCTAGCCACGCCCTAGCCACACCCCCTGGGCCGTTTGATGACAGAATTCTCGGAACTCCCGCTAGTAAAGTGGTTTGATCCGCACTGGGTCCTCAGCACAGGTCAATTAAAAATCTGAGTTTCTGGTGTTTAGTGAAGCGTAATAGAACACTTGGACTCAACTCCTCACAAAAATATCTGGAAGCAGGAGAAACCTTGGCAAGGGTTGCAAATTAAAACGGTATATatattgtgtgcatgtgtatatgggTGTTATTTACAACAGTAAAGCTAACATTTGCTGAGAATTTACTATGTCCCAAGCACAATGCCAAGTGTTTTGTGTGCACTATCCCAGTTTATCGGTACAGCAACCCTTTCAGGTAGGAACTATTACAtcactattttatagatgaaacagaggaacagagaggttaagtgacttgcccagggtcacacagctattacGCAGAAGAACTGTAATCAAAATTCAGGTCAACCTGGTTTTAGAGCCCAAGCTTTCACtcgcctctctctgcctgtctcggAGGAACTTGAGAAGGATGTACATGCCTTGGGGTCAACGCTCAAGATCATGCTAGCTCCGGAGCTGGCCCTGCCCAAGAGGGACTGACTTTTCCCTCCTTGCTCTGATGGATGGGGATAGCGGGCAGGAGTGAAGGTGTGAAGGGGTGAAGCCAGAGGAGTCACCCCCAGGCAGAagggaggctggaggagaggtgaGAACACGTACCTCGGAAGCAGAAGGCATGATGCCGGGACAGTGGGTCTGGGAGGCCTGTCTGGTTGGGGTAAAGGTAGACGGTTCTCACGCCTGGCTTGTCTCCGCCACAGGAGGGCCTCGGGGTGACGATGGGGTAGCGGAGGCTGCCGTCGGACAGCCAGCCAGCATAGCACTTGTCCAGGCCCTGGCTCCAGGCGGCGTAGAGCTGGCCCGTGGAGGCCAGTGTGGCGTTGTGGGATTCACAGAATGCCAGGGCCTCCTCGAAGGTGAACTGTTCCGGGCGTGTGACAAAGAACACCTCccctgggggcagaggcaggtGCAGGTGTGACCCTCATGTCCACAGCCAGAGTAGCCTCAGCTCACCCAGGGGCGGGGCAAGAGAATTGAAGCCAGTTGGTCACTCTACATGGAAacagcctccctccttctctgttttctagaCTGCCCCGTCACACTTGGGGCCCCCCTCCTCTGCTAAGAGAGGCATTCCCTTGGGCACCTTCCCTCCAACTCCCCTGTGCTCCCTACACCACAGCACTTAAGCATGGAGCACCCGAACGCTGTGGAcctgcaacccccacccccaccctgggggcTCCTCGAGGGGAGGGGTGGGTCCTGTAGCCACTCTTGGGGTTTCGGTCCCCACACCCAGAACTGTACGCAGCTGCTTGTCTGAATTGGGGGCAGGAGGTTCACATTTAGTGGACACCTACTGTACCGGGCCCTTCTCATACACATCTCATTTGATACTCACAGAAATCTCTGATATGAGGCACAATCagccctattttatagatgaggaaaccgaggcccagagaggttaagtaacctgccccaGGTCCCCAAAACAGGTGAGTGGCTATACCAAAATCTTTCCAGAATAATGCCAGCATTTCCAAAATTGGGTTCTATGGGATAGTAATTTGATGATTATAATTGAAACGAAAAGACGTGAAACGCagcaaaataaaatgtctgtGGTTGAGTAAGCTTGGGCACTTGGCTAAGCACAGTTAAAGAGGTTTTTCtattgcaggacttctcagaggcTTTCATTTGTTCCAAGGCACCGAGATTCTCCAAGAGGCAGATGGGGGAGGCCTCGCCTGCAATCCTGGGGGACCCGTATGAACCATTccggagggagagagggagcttGGCCCGAGAGAGGGGCTGGGCCGGCCTTTCTGCCCCTGGGTGGGAAGAGAGCCGGGGGGATGGTAATTCCCCCTCCTCTTTGTGTCTCCCCATCAGCCCCCTGCCTGGCTGGGGCCCCAAATGTGAGAATGTGGCTTGTACCCTCGAGCCTGTCCACGTAGCAGTAGACATCATAGGTTTCTGACGGTGGCCGGACGCCGTAGGTCCTGACTCCCGGGCTGCTGTCTTTATCACCCACACATGGGGTTCGTGGGCTCACGATGGGGTATCTGcaaaggagggcaggaggggcacctgAAAGCCTATTCCAGGGGCCGGGAGAGGCAGGGCCCGGGGTGAGGCTGGCAGGCCTCTTGGGACTCTGGCAGGGTGCATCTTCAGTGACAGCAGTCCCCTTATGTGGCAAGCTCCCCGTGTGGCTGAGGAAAGGGTCTGGAGGCCCCTGGGGGGATTCCCGGCTTCAGAAGAGAGCCGGTTGTATAGAAGGGCATTGGGTCAAGCTGGAGGGGACCCGGGCGGGGGGGCCTTGAGGAgagattctccctccctgttCCTTGGGGGTAAATGACCAAGGACTTAATGTCACCTGGGGCCCTTCGCCACCGACTCAGGATAATATGCCTTGGTTCTGGGGGAGAAATTAGGGGAGCAGCCATGGAGTCATGAATTCGTTCATTATTGCACAGTGTATTGGGTGCCCACTGTGCACTGGCTGGCTCCCCAAGCCCGACCCCTCACGGTTCTGGGCTGGAAGCGAGGCTGGGCTCATCCCTCACCTGACAGTCTGGTCTTGCAGCCAGCCAGCATCACACTGCTCGTAGCCTGCTTCATAGGCGGCCTGGAGCTGCTCCGGGGAGGCGATCACTGCCCCGGTGCGCAGGCAGGCCTGCTGAGCTTCCGCAAACGTCAGGGCGTAGCGGGCAGAGCCTGGCCGGTAGTGGAACACAacccctgggtggggaggggagggagagaaggagagacgaGGTAGGCTCAGGGCAGGGACTGGATACCAGCATGCCGGTGCCCATGGGGCGGGTCCTCATGGCTTTGAGGGCGTGGAGGGAGCTCTGGCTCCTTGAGGAGTGACTTCCCTtcaccccctccttcctttcctgcttctgatcctcttcTCAACCAAGCTGGTTCCCTCCGCTTGTTCAAGCTGCTCCTGAACTCCATCTCCCTGAGAAAGCCTTTGATGACTCTTCTGCCCTGGGTGTCCCCAACCTTCCTCTTTGGGCCCCTCACTCCCAGACTGCTCATTTGTGCCTTTACCCTTTAAAACAAACGCATTTTTTTCTCATGACAAAAAGAATACACGTTCATTACAGAAcattcagaaaatacagaaaaggctAAGGAATACACCAACCATTAGCATTTCTTCCACTTGGCCCAGGGGCCAGGGGGTGGGCGGCCTCTCTGAAAGTGGCTGTGAGAGTTTTTGTGGGTGTGCACCGGGCACATTCTGGGGAGTGTCCTCATGGCTTTGGCCAGGTGCCCAAAGGGGCCCTGTCTTTGAGCCCCCCATTTACTCAGCCTTTCCTGTTGTATCCAGCCGCACACACACTTCCCTGGGTGATCGGCCAGGTTATATCACAGCTGCAAATCCCACATCCTCTGTCCTGTGGCAGGTGCCCATCCGTCCATTGGCGCCTTCTCACATGGTGGCCAGTGGGGCTCTTCCCAGTCCCGGGCCAACCCTCAGACCCGGCCATTGTTGGCGTTACCCCCCGGAACTTCCAAACAATTTCTCCTTCCCAACATATTGTATTTCTCTGGGCAATTCAGGCTGAAATCCTGCTTGGTGGCATCATGTGTGTGATGGTGGAAGACAGTGACTATTTGCTCTTCCCCCAGGAGGGGACACCACCAAGGCCCTTAGGAAAGCCACCCCAGAATGTCCTTCTGGTTCTTGGATTGGAGTATGGGGAACAGCTGAGCTCTATGTGACATGACATCCAAAGTCTCCAGACATT is part of the Neofelis nebulosa isolate mNeoNeb1 chromosome 7, mNeoNeb1.pri, whole genome shotgun sequence genome and encodes:
- the ACAN gene encoding aggrecan core protein isoform X7, whose translation is MTTLLLVFVTLRVITAASAIEASDPDNSLSVSIPEPSPLRVLLGSSLTIPCYFIDPMHPVTTAPSTAPLSPRIKWSRISKEKEVVLLVATEGQVRVNSAYQDKVSLPNYPAIPSDATLEIQNLRSNDSGMYRCEVMHGIEDSEATLEVVVKGIVFHYRAISTRYTLDFDRAQRACLQNSAIIATPEQLQAAYEDGFHQCDAGWLADQTVRYPIHTPREGCYGDKDEFPGVRTYGIRDTNETYDVYCFAEDMEGEVFYATSPEKFTFQEAANECRRLGARLATTGQLYLAWQSGMDMCSAGWLADRSVRYPISKARPNCGGNLLGVRTVYLHANQTGYPDPSSRYDAICYTGEDFVDIPENFFGVGGEEDITIQTVTWPDVELPLPRNVTEGEARGNVILTVKPIFDVSPTIPEPEEPFTFVPEVGATAFPEAENRTGEATRPWGVPEESTPGLAFTAFTSEDHVVQVTAVPGATEVPGRPRLPGGVVFHYRPGSARYALTFAEAQQACLRTGAVIASPEQLQAAYEAGYEQCDAGWLQDQTVRYPIVSPRTPCVGDKDSSPGVRTYGVRPPSETYDVYCYVDRLEGEVFFVTRPEQFTFEEALAFCESHNATLASTGQLYAAWSQGLDKCYAGWLSDGSLRYPIVTPRPSCGGDKPGVRTVYLYPNQTGLPDPLSRHHAFCFRGVSAAPSPEEEEGGTATPSVEDWIATQVVPGVAAVPSGEETTTSPEFTTEPENQTEWELAYTPVGTSPSPGIPPTWPPTSAATEESTEGPSGTEVPSASEEPSPSEEPGPSEEPFPWEEPSTLAPPVPSGTEMPGSGEASGVPEVSGDFTGSGEVSGRLDSSGQPSGEISSGLPSGDLDSSGLTSAVGSGLPVESGLASGDEDRITGPSIPKVGGEGLETSASGVGDLSGLPSAEGPEVSASGVEVLSGLPSGEGPEVSASGVGDLSGLPSGEGPEVSASGVGDLSGLPSGEGPEVSASGVEVLSGLPSGEGPEVSASGVGDLSGLPSGEGPEVSASGVEVLSGLPSAEGPEVSASGVEVLSGLPSGEGPEVSASGVEVLSGLPSGEGPEVSASGVEVLSGLPSGEGPEVSASGVGDLSGLPSAEGPEVSASGVEVLSGLPSAEGPEVSASGVGDLSGLPSGEGPEVSASGVEVLSGLPSGEGPEVSASGVEVLSGLPSGEGPEVSASGIGDLSGLPSGREGLETSASGVGDLSGLPSGVEGHPETSASGVGDLSEFYSGGEGLETSASGAEELSGLPSGKEDLIGSASGDLDLGRIPSGTLGSGQAPEASGLPSGFSGEYSGVDLGSGPSSGLPDFSGLPSGFPTVSLVDTTLVEVVTTTTASELEGRGTIGISGAGETSGLPSSELDISGAVSGLPSGAELSGQASGSPDISGETSGFFGVSGQPSGFPDISGGTSGLFEVSGQASGFSGETSAVTELSGLVSGQPDVSGEASGVLSGSGQPFGITDLSGETSGVPGVSGTTSGIPDLVPSAVSGSGESSGITFVDTSLVEVTPTTFKEEEGLGSVELSGLPSGEAGLSGTSGIMDVSGRSSGAVDSGGFTSPPPEFSGLPSAVAEVSGESSGAEIGSSLPSGAYDGSGLASGFPTVSLVDRTLVESVTQAPTAQEAGEGPSGIVELSGAHSGAPDVSGDHSGFLDLSGPQSGLVEPGGEPSSTPYFSGDFSGTVDVSGESSAATGTSGEASGLPEVTLITSEFVEGVTEPTVSQELAQRPPMTHTPRLFESSGEASASGEMSGATPTFPGSGVGSVPESSSETPAFPEAGAGASAAPEVSGGASGSPDVSETTPTFPDADVEGGSGLAVSGSTSAFPEGPGEGSATPEAREEPTTTHDVGTEASGWASATPMASGDRTEIGRDLSGHTSGLDVVIGTSVPESEWTQQTQRPAEAHLEIESSSPLHSGEETQTATFPTDASIPTPPGGTDESAATVGAPARSCAKEPCGSAICQETEGHITGLYPPGPTGKNCNIDIDECLSSPCLNGATCVDAIDSFTCLCLPSYRGDLCEIDQELCEEGWTKFQGHCYRYFPDRESWVDAESRCRAQQSHLSSIVTPEEQEFVNNNAQDYQWIGLNDRTIEGDFRWSDGHSLQFENWRPNQPDNFFVSGEDCVVMIWHEKGEWNDVPCNYYLPFTCKKGTVACGDPPVVEHARTFGQKKDRYEINSLVRYQCTEGFVQRHVPTIRCQPSGHWEQPRITCTDPSTYKRRLQKRSSRPARRSRPSTAH